The stretch of DNA CTGTTGGGAATTATAAAGTGGGATTGTCTGTTATCAATTACCAATTATTCATTGTTCTCTATCTTCAGCATTGCAAGACGTTTGATGGCTTGGGAGCGAACTGTTTCTGCTGGGTCTTTAGATAATCTGATGAGAAGTTCCTCCTGCACAGCAACTCGCGCAATCCGCTTGCGGATGTGGCGTGGTATGCAAGTGGGATCGAGTAATGGAGATATCTCATTAATTGTTACTTGGGAATGTGAGGCAATTGCTTCAATCAGCAGAATTGGATAAAAGTTTCGAGGCTCAAACCATGAAAGATTACTTCGTATTAGAGAAGCAGCGGTGAGAAGAAACTCAGCACCATATACGGGATTTTTAACGACTGCTAATGCAATACGAATATTATCCTCTGTTTCAAATGTAGAGGGAAATAAAGCTTGTAATGCACTAGCAGGAGTATGGGGATTTTCAGCAACAGCTTCACGAACAAAAATGTGCTGTGATGAGGCAAGGAGAACTAAATCTTCCACTGAAGTAGATTCAGACTTTGCAGCATCGGATGCAATTTTTGGATCGTTAATGCGCTTCATTTGTAATTTTGGCTGAGTTTAGCGATATACAAAGACGAACTTATGCACTGGAAACATTAAGGAACAAGCAGGTAATGGAACTATACTATCAACCTCTTGTATAAGCACCCTTATTATAGAAATAATTCAACTCTCACTGACAATTTCAATATCAGCTATTTCTTGCTGTCTACTTTGAGCCATTACCCAATTACCTGATTTACCAGCAGCGTTGTCACCCCGTCAGGTGGCCACTACCAATTACCAACAACAGTTTTTATATCTGGATGTTCTCGGAGTACCAGGTCGTGAATAAATTCGCTATAATCATCTTTCATTGGAAGTTCCATATCAACCTTAATTCGCCTTCTTACTGCAAATACTTTCTCTCCTGCGATCGGACTAATTCCTTCTTTCTGGTACGATTCCCAATACAAACCTATGCCACGCTTTTGCCAGTTGGGTAGGTCGTTAAAATTAATTTTAGCTTGTTGATAAAGTAGTTCATTTTTATCGCTAACAGAAAGTCTGTCTAGTTTTTCAGTTGCAGTTATAGCATTTTCACCACTTCTTCGTAGCATCCAGTAACAGTGAGCGTTTAAAGCATTCCGATGAGCATCTTCATTCCGCCAACGGAAATAATCCACTACCAGATTGAGGGTAGGGAGTTGGGAAATCCGACAGTCGAATGCAGCGATACTACCTAGTAATAGTGAGAGCTTCGCACTTGCTTCTCCTGCAAAAATAGAATTTAGCTTTCGCAACTTGCGACTAAAACTCTCTTCATTTCTGTGTAGTAAAAGTGAAATTTCATCGCTTTGTGTGTAGCCGTAGACTATACGAAAACCACAATTCATTAGATGTTCTACCGTAGCCACCATATAATCTCGAAATTGAGGATCGAAGGGAGCTTCAAACTTATGGATTTCCTTCGTTAAGCGTGTAAAGTTACGCCCATCGATGCGAGCTACCATAAAAATCTCTGGTAGGACACACAAATCATGGGCTGTCTCGAAAGTTCTTAATTTTTTGTCTAACTCTTCAAACTTCATTAACCCATTCCTCCACTGCAAACTCTCGTTCTGGAGATAGCCGAACATAGTAAAGTTTGTCAAAACCTTCTCTATACTTGGGTATTACTAATCGTGCGTGTGTACCTCTAATTCCTTTTTCTGGAACTTGCTGCTCAGGTTGACGGCTTTGGTTGCGTTGGATGGAATCAGCAATTTTTGACTCAAAGTAATACCCAATAATGTGAAAATCTTGTTTCTTTGATGGCTCAATGTAGCGTTTTCGGTCTTCAGGTGTTGGGTTTGTATTATCTACGACAAAAGACTGAGAAATCTCAAGACAAGTTTCGAGAAGCCGTTTTTCTCGATGCCTAGTTTTGAGCATATCTAGGTTGATGCGGATGTGTGTCTGAAAAAAGCGTTGACTGTAGAAAGTTGATTTGCCACTGGCTTGAATACCCACAAAAATGATTGCTTGCATTACTGAT from Kamptonema formosum PCC 6407 encodes:
- a CDS encoding tRNA(His) guanylyltransferase Thg1 family protein, with translation MKFEELDKKLRTFETAHDLCVLPEIFMVARIDGRNFTRLTKEIHKFEAPFDPQFRDYMVATVEHLMNCGFRIVYGYTQSDEISLLLHRNEESFSRKLRKLNSIFAGEASAKLSLLLGSIAAFDCRISQLPTLNLVVDYFRWRNEDAHRNALNAHCYWMLRRSGENAITATEKLDRLSVSDKNELLYQQAKINFNDLPNWQKRGIGLYWESYQKEGISPIAGEKVFAVRRRIKVDMELPMKDDYSEFIHDLVLREHPDIKTVVGNW
- a CDS encoding AAA family ATPase; amino-acid sequence: MQAIIFVGIQASGKSTFYSQRFFQTHIRINLDMLKTRHREKRLLETCLEISQSFVVDNTNPTPEDRKRYIEPSKKQDFHIIGYYFESKIADSIQRNQSRQPEQQVPEKGIRGTHARLVIPKYREGFDKLYYVRLSPEREFAVEEWVNEV